The Platichthys flesus chromosome 10, fPlaFle2.1, whole genome shotgun sequence genome includes a window with the following:
- the LOC133962520 gene encoding protein unc-79 homolog isoform X1 — MISTLATFPPFLHKDIIEYLSTSFLPMAILGSTRREGGVPAYVNLSASSMLMIAMQYTTNPVYHCQLLECLMKHKQEVWKDLLYVISYGPSQVKPPAVQMLFHYWPNLKPPGAISEYRGLQYTAWNPIHCQHIECHNAINKPAVKMCIDPTLSVALGDKPPPLYICEECSQRIAGDHAEWLVDVLLPQAEISAICQKKNCSSHVRRAVVTCFSAGCCGRHGNRPVRYCKRCHVNHHSSEVGAAAETHLYQTSPPPINTRECGAEELVCTVEAVISLLKEAEIHAEQREFEMNRRRQMGLSASHHSLDNIEFDNKEDDQHDQRLLSQFGIWFLVSLCTPNENTPTESLARLVSMVFQWFHSTAYMMDDEVGSLVEKLKPQFVTKWLKTVCEVRFDVMVMCLLPKPVEFARVGGYWDKSCSTVTQLKEGLNRILCLIPYNVISQPLWECFMPEWLEAIRTEVPDNQLKEFREVLSKMFDIELCPLPFSMEEMFGFISCRFSGYPASVQEQALLWLHVLSELDIVVPLQLLIGMFSDGVNSLKELANQRKTRASDLTGNTGARRVSVVSDPGRRGQHNTLSPFPSPFRSPFRSPLRCSPFKNLGHAAGHCALDLDCDDDDMNLGCFILMFDLILKQMELQDDGVMLGLDSSLGKDIVGIVNNVFQAPWGGSHTCQKDEKALECSLCQSSILCYQLGCELLERLTPREEIRLVEPTDSLEETLLLPQMDFCIGAEIRNEGGDNPSGTHTDNPSNPSPDDATMKNNFDKKFSYQQLPVSLKLIYTVLQEMSKFEEPDILFNMLNCLKILCLHGECLYLASKDHPQFLAYIQEKMLIPCLWSMLKSEFCQLASLAVPQLLHALSLTHGADIFWNLINSNFNSKDWKIRFEAVEKVAVLCRFLDIGAVTKNHLLKYSLAHAFCCFLASVEDVNPAVATRARLLLDTIKRPALQGLCLCLDFQFDTVVRDRPVILSKLLLLHFLKKDIPALSWEFFVNRFETLSLEAQLHLDCNKDFPFPTTITAVRTNVANLSDAAMWKIRRARFARNRQKSVRSLRDSVKGGPSESKRAFSLPESLCNRIPLRLTRQEQSAPTLGDMIEKVLPGQTPSPEDDSTIRDLLPEDAGIDHQTVHQLIMVLMKFMAKDQSSAEADIGSAKAFNTVKRHLYVLLGYDQQEGCFMIAPQKMRTSTCFNAFIAGIAQVMDYNIGLGKQLLPLVVQVLKYCTCPQLRHYFQQPPRCSLWALKPHIRQMWLKALLVILYKYPSRDMDGSKIVLHLIHITINTLNAQYHSCRPHATAGPLYSDNSNMSRYSEKEKEEDSVFDESDVHDTPTGAANKESQTFFARLKRIGGNKSVKYQPVELNAKKSEIELSEYREASALQDSILHCVREESTRKKRLQAMHKQKSLDISNTDSILFNLDEHRRKSCIDRCDMQVPPVILPPSSVTSHSRRHGKGSSDDSSVLAEANDGVDRRGSRGGHSDISKTVIPEVRLSCMVFEDKLDQCSLLGSVQGKEDQDLIDLSSDCTSIPEKHSLLSMSDSDSLVFEQLPPLRIVESDEEFDLNTLLSSRFNGSPKVSASPASSNTLRMSPLVQVSVEDCSSEKNTPGFLMGESGLEKMTNRVTPSTSLDLPDRLDNVCHESPMTLKQKRDLLRKTPHIPDTSLDETSVALEELRIGTSPSGRTIFLDIPEDKAEPPSSPEKSKSTSNDEEEYGDDEDDDDMGDDADSDPKPDNADDNEEAEFKIQIVPRQRKQRKIAVSAIQREYLDISFNTFDKLAGEQATETDHKVLSTLEKPRESASAPTLEAAMPETSHRSSVSTQYRQVKRGSLGALTMSQLMKRQLEHQSSAPHNISTWETGPTKTSLLSAPSTVSMFVPAPEEFIDEQPTTMSDRCRDCAAVLEEYDEETLGLAVVVLSMFVHLSPDLAAPMLLDIMQSVGRLASSANFSGQAESMLIPGNVAGVAKQFLRCMFHQLAPNGILPQLFQSNIKDGSFLRTLASSLIDFNELSSVAALNMLLEGLNNKKSLPAGGTMLHCLENIATFMEALPMDSPSNLWTTICNQFQTFLTRLPSVLPLKCPMDSSLRIIICLLKIPTTNATRSLLEPSSKLLSFVIQYGMFSLSYLVELCGLCYKGFNKERDKFYMSRIVVLELLQALKFKSPLPDTNLLLLVQFVCADIGTRLAESTIIQKHMILTLPGCTTAAMECMRQYISELLDFIADMHTLTKLKSHMKACCQPLHEDTFGGNLKVGLAQVAAMEISKGNHRDNKAVVRYLPWLYHPPSTMQQGPKEFIECVSHIRQLSWLLLGSLTHCALHQGSTSCMPIPLDAGSHIADHLIVILIGFPEQSKTSVLHMCSLFHAFMFAQLWTIYCEQGAAAPSLQNQNQTEFSSSAILTGLEFWSRVTPSILQLMAHNKVMVEMVCLHVISLMEALQECNSTIFVKLIPMWLPMIQSNLKHLSAGLQLRLQAIQNRVNHQCLLSQTAGAPPFALRKWLQCTQFKMAQVEIQSSEAASQFYPM; from the exons ATGATCTCCACTTTAGCCACTTTCCCCCCTTTCCTCCACAAAGACATCATTGAGTACCTGAGCACATCCTTCCTCCCAATGGCTATAT TGGGCTCCACTCGAAGGGAAGGAGGTGTCCCAGCCTATGTAAATCTGTCTGCTTCCTCTATGCTCATGATTGCAATGCAGTACACCACAAACCCAG TGTATCACTGTCAATTGTTGGAGTGTCTGATGaagcacaaacaggaagtgtggaAG GACCTTCTTTACGTCATATCATATGGACCATCCCAAGTAAAACCTCCTGCCGTGCAGATGCTGTTTCATTACTGGCCCAACCTGAAGCCCCCCGGAGCCATCAGTGAATACAGAGGGCTGCAGTACACCG CCTGGAATCCCATCCACTGTCAACACATCGAGTGCCACAACGCCATCAATAAACCTGCTGTCAAG ATGTGTATAGATCCAACTCTTTCTGTTGCCCTGGGAGACAAGCCCCCTCCTCTTTATATATGTGAGGAGTGCAGCCAGAGGATAGCAGG AGACCACGCTGAATGGCTTGTTGATGTTCTCCTGCCCCAAG CAGAGATATCAGCCATTTGTCAAAAGAAG AACTGTAGCTCTCATGTTAGGCGGGCCGTGGTCACCTGCTTCTCGGCCGGTTGCTGTGGGCGCCATGGCAACCGGCCTGTCCGCTACTGCAAGCGTTGCCATGTCAACCACCACAGCAGTGAGGTGGGGGCTGCGGCGGAGACCCATCTGTACCAGACCTCGCCCCCTCCCATCAACACACGGGAGTGCGGAGCGGAGGAGCTGGTGTGCACAGTGGAAGCGGTTATAAG TCTTCTGAAGGAGGCAGAGATTCACGCAGAACAGCGAGAGTTTGAGATGAACCGGCGCCGTCAGATGGGCCTGTCCGCCTCCCACCACTCCCTGGACAACATCGAGTTTGATAACAAGGAGGACGACCAGCACGACCAGCGCCTCCTCAGTCAGTTCGGCATCTGGTTCCTG GTGAGCCTGTGCACCCCCAATGAGAACACACCTACGGAGAGCCTGGCCCGGCTGGTCAGCATGGTCTTCCAGTGGTTTCACTCCACTGCCTACATGATGGATGATGAGGTTGGAAGCCTGGTGGAAAAGCTAAAGCCTCAATTTGTCACCAAGTGGCTCAAGACAGTGTGTGAAGTGCGCTTCGACGTGATGGTCATGTGTCTGCTGCCCAAACCGGTGGAATTTGCCAGG GTGGGAGGTTACTGGGACAAGTCATGTAGCACAGTGACCCAGTTGAAGGAGGGTCTGAACCGCATCCTGTGTCTGATACCTTACAACGTCATCAGTCAGCCGCTGTGGGAGTGTTTTATGCCCGAGTGGCTGGAGGCGATCCGCACTGAGGTGCCCGACAACCAACTCAAAGAGTTCAGGGAAGTTCTCAG taaaatgtttgatattgagCTGTGCCCGCTGCCTTTCTCcatggaggaaatgtttggctTCATCAGCTGCAGATTCTCTGGCTACCCAGCGTCTGTGCAAGAGCAGGCTCTGCTGTGGCTGCAT GTGCTGTCGGAGCTGGACATCGTTGTGCCTCTCCAGCTACTGATCGGGATGTTCTCCGATGGAGTGAACTCTTTGAAggagctggccaatcagaggaaGACACGTGCCTCCGATCTGACTGGCAACACTGGGGCTCGCAGG GTGAGTGTGGTGTCAGATCCAGGACGCCGTGGGCAGCACAACACGCTCAGCCCGTTCCCCAGCCCCTTCAGGAGCCCGTTCCGCAGCCCCCTGCGGTGCAGCCCCTTTAAAAACCTGGGTCACGCCGCCGGCCACTGTGCCCTGGATCTGGATTGTGATGATGACGACATGAACCTCGGTTGCTTCATCCTCATGTTTGACCTCATCCTGAAGCAG ATGGAGCTCCAGGACGATGGTGTGATGCTGGGTCTCGACAGCAGCCTAGGAAAGGATATTGTGGGCATTGTCAACAACGTCTTCCAAGCTCCGTGGGGGGGCTCGCACACCTGCCAGAAGGATGAGAAGGCCCTGGAGTGTAGCCTGTGCCAATCCAGCATCCTGTGCTACCAGCTGGGCTGTGAGCTCCTAGAGAGGTTGACCCCCCGGGAAGAGATACGCCTGGTG GAACCCACGGACAGTCTGGAGGAAACTCTGCTCCTGCCTCAGATGGATTTCTGCATCGGGGCAGAGATTAGGAATGAGGGAGGGGACAACCCAAGtggcacacacactgacaacccCAGTAACCCCTCCCCTGATGACGCAA CCATGAAGAATAACTTTGACAAGAAATTCTCCTACCAGcagctccctgtgtctctgaaGCTCATATACACCGTCCTGCAG GAAATGTCCAAGTTTGAGGAGCCTGACATATTGTTCAACATGCTGAACTGTCTGAAGATCCTGTGTCTCCATGGAGAGTGTTTGTACCTCGCCAGCAAGGATCACCCCCAGTTTCTGGCCTACATCCAGGAGAAGATGCTCATCCCGTG tctgTGGTCCATGTTGAAGTCAGAGTTTTGCCAGTTAGCCTCCCTGGCTGTACCCCAGCTCCTGCACGCCCTCTCTTTAACCCACGGGGCCGACATCTTCTGGAACCTCATCAACTCAAACTTCAACAGCAAAGACTGGAAAATACGATTTGaagcag TTGAGAAGGTGGCGGTGCTCTGTCGGTTCCTGGACATTGGCGCGGTGACGAAAAACCACCTCTTGAAGTATTCGCTGGCCCACGCGTTCTGCTGCTTCCTCGCATCTGTGGAGGACGTCAACCCGGCCGTGGCCACCCGAGCCCGCCTGCTGCTGGACACCATAAAGAGGCCGGCCCTGCAG GGCTTGTGTCTGTGCCTGGACTTTCAGTTTGACACTGTGGTGAGGGATCGACCCGTCATTCTCAGCAAACTCCTCCTGCTACACTTCCTGAAGAAAGATATTCCTGCTCTCAGCTGGGAGTTTTTTGTCAACCGCTTTGAAACCTTATCTCTGGAGGCCCAGTTACACCTGGACTGCAACAAGGACTTTCCTTTCCCTACAA CCATCACAGCAGTACGAACCAATGTGGCCAACCTCAGCGATGCGGCAATGTGGAAGATTCGTCGGGCCCGTTTTGCCAGGAATCGGCAGAAGAGTGTGCGCTCGCTCCGTGACAGTGTGAAGGGAGGCCCCTCTGAGTCCAAACGGGCGTTTTCGCTCCCAGAGTCCCTGTGTAACCGAATTC CTCTAAGGCTTACGAGGCAAGAGCAGTCTGCCCCGACTCTGGGAGATATGATAGAGAAAGTCCTGCCAG GCCAGACGCCATCCCCCGAGGACGATTCTACCATCAGAGACCTGCTTCCCGAGGACGCCGGCATAGACCACCAGACGGTTCACCAGCTCATCATGGTGCTGATGAAATTCATGGCCAAAGATCAGAGCAGCGCAGAGGCTGACATCGGCAGTGCCAAGGCTTTCAATACGGTGAAGCGTCACCTGTATGTGCTGCTGGGATATGACCAACAGGAGGGATGCTTCATGATCGCACCGCAGAAGATGCGCACCTCGACCTGCTTCAATGCCTTCATCGCTGGAATCGCACAA GTGATGGACTACAACATTGGTCTGGGGAAGCAGCTGCTCCCTCTTGTGGTCCAGGTGTTGAAGTACTGCACGTGTCCCCAACTGAGACACTATTTCCAGCAGCCGCCTCGATGCTCTCTGTGGGCGCTGAAGCCTCACATCCGACAGATGTGGCTCAAAGCCCTGCTGGTCATCCTGTATAAG TACCCTTCCAGAGACATGGATGGCAGCAAAATCGTCCTCCACCTAATCCACATCACCATCAACACACTCAACGCCCAGTATCACAGCTGTCGGCCTCACGCCACCGCAGGACCCCTCTACAGCGACAACTCCAACATGAGCCGCTACAGTGAGAAGGAAAAAG AAGAGGACAGTGTATTTGATGAGTCAGACGTCCATGACACTCCAACTGGTGCTGCTAACAAGGAGTCACAAACCTTCTTCGCCCGACTAAAGAGGATCGGTGGCAACAAGTCTGTGAAATACCAGCCGGTGGAGCTGAATGCCAAAAAGA gtgAAATTGAGCTGTCAGAGTACCGCGAGGCCAGCGCCCTACAGGACAGCATCCTGCACTGTGTGAGGGAGGAGAGCACCAGGAAGAAGCGGCTGCAGGCCATGCACAAGCAGAAGTCTCTGGACATCTCCAACACAGACTCCATCCTCTTCAATCTGGACGAGCATAGACGCAAGTCATGCATCGATCGCTGCGACATGCAGGTTCCCCCCGTTATCCTGCCTCCTTCGTCTGTCACATCCCACAGCAGACGTCATGGCAAAGGATCCTCTGATGACTCTTCGGTACTTGCGGAGGCTAATGATGGTGTGGACCGGCGAGGCTCTCGAGGTGGACACTCAGACATCTCCAAAACTGTCATTCCCGAGGTCCGTCTCAGCTGCATGGTCTTTGAGGACAAGTTGGACCAGTGCTCCTTGTTGGGGTCAGTTCAGGGAAAAGAGGACCAGGACCTCATCGACCTCTCTTCTGACTGCACCTCGATTCCAGAGAAACACTCTCTGCTCTCGATGTCCGACAGCGACTCCTTGGTGTTTGAACAACTGCCTCCTCTGAGGATCGTTGAGAGTGATGAGGAATTCGACCTGAACACCCTCTTGAGCTCCAGGTTCAACGGGAGCCCGAAGGTCTCTGCTTCCCCTGCGAGCAGTAACACCCTCCGCATGTCTCCATTAGTCCAGGTGAGTGTGGAGGACTGCTCCAGCGAAAAAAACACCCCAGGCTTTCTGATGGGAGAGAGCGGCTTGGAAAAGATGACAAACCGTGTGACTCCCAGCACCTCTTTGGATCTTCCTGACCGACTGGATAATGTCTGCCATGAAAGCCCCATGACTCTAAAGCAGAAAAGAGACCTGCTGAGGAAGACCCCGCATATCCCTGACACCTCATTAGACGAAACATCTGTGGCCCTCGAGGAGCTGAGGATCGGGACGAGTCCCTCTGGTAGGACCATCTTCTTGGACATCCCAGAAGACAAAGCAGAGCCTCCGTCCTCACCAGAGAAGAGCAAGAGTACCAGCAACGATGAGGAGGAGTACggcgatgatgaagatgatgacgaCATGGGCGATGATGCAGACAGTGACCCTAAACCCGACAATGCAGACGACAATGAAGAGGCAGAATTTAAAATCCAGATTGTTCCCCGACAACGGAAGCAGAGGAAGATAGCGGTCAGCGCCATCCAGAGGGAATACCTGGACATCTCGTTCAACACATTTGATAAGCTCGCTGGTGAGCAGGCTACAGAAACAG ATCACAAAGTTCTGTCTACATTGGAAAAGCCACGAGAATCTGCCTCAGCCCCAACGCTTGAAGCTGCTATGCCTGAAACGAGCCATCGCTCTTCAGTATCAA CTCAGTACCGTCAGGTGAAGCGAGGCTCTCTGGGCGCTCTGACCATGAGCCAGCTCATGAAGCGACAGCTGGAGCATCAATCCAGTGCTCCACACAACATCAGCACCTGGGAAACGG GTCCCACGAAAACTAGCCTGCTCTCTGCCCCAAGCACAGTGAGCATGTTCGTACCTGCGCCTGAGGAGTTCATTGACGAGCAGCCTACCACGATGTCTGATAG GTGTCGGGACTGTGCGGCTGTGCTGGAGGAGTATGACGAGGAGACGCTCGGCCTCGCCGTGGTCGTTCTCTCCATGTTCGTCCACCTCAGCCCCGATTTGGCCGCTCCAATGCTCCTGGACATCATGCAGTCTGTGGGGAG GTTGGCATCCAGTGCCAATTTTTCTGGACAAGCTGAGAG cATGTTGATCCCAGGGAATGTAGCAGGTGTAGCCAAGCAGTTCCTGCGCTGTATGTTTCACCAGCTGGCCCCGAACGGCATCTTGCCTCAACTCTTCCAGAGTAACATTAAAG ATGGAAGTTTTCTGCGAACGCTTGCATCTTCCCTGATTGATTTCAATGAGCTCAGCTCAGTTGCGGCCCTCAACATGCTACTCGAG GGCTTGAACAACAAGAAGAGTCTGCCAGCAGGGGGCACAATGCTGCACTGCCTGGAAAACATCGCCACCTTCATGGAGGCCCTCCCCATGGACTCTCCAAGCAACCTGTGGACAACCATCTGCAACCAGTTCCAGACCTTCCTCACAAGACTGCCCTCTGTGCTCCCTCTGAAG TGCCCCATGGATTCCAGCCTGAGGATTATCATTTGTCTGCTGAAAATACCGACCACAAACGCAACCCGG AGTCTCCTGGAGCCCTCCTCAAAGCTGCTGAGTTTTGTCATCCAGTATGGCATGTTCAGTCTCTCCTACCTCGTAGAACTGTGTGGACTGTGTTACAAAGGCTTCAACAAG GAGAGAGATAAGTTCTACATGTCCCGCATTGTGGTGTTAGAGCTTCTGCAGGCTCTCAAGTTCAAGTCTCCTCTGCCAGACACAAACTTGTTACTGCTGGTccag tttgtctgtgCAGATATCGGCACACGTCTGGCAGAATCCACCATCATCCAGAAGCACATGATCCTGACGCTGCCGGGG TGCACGACTGCAGCAATGGAATGCATGAGGCAATACATCAGCGAGCTCCTGGACTTCATTGCGGACATGCACACACTAACCAAACTCAAA AGCCATATGAAGGCTTGCTGTCAGCCGCTGCACGAGGACACGTTCGGTGGAAACCTGAAAGTGGGCTTGGCACAAGTCGCCGCCATGGAGATCAGCAAAGGCAATCACCGTGACAACAAAGCCGTGGTGCGGTATCTGCCCTGGCTTTATCATCCTCCATCCACCATGCAACAAGG acCAAAGGAGTTCATCGAGTGTGTGTCCCACATCCGCCAGCTGTCCTGGCTCCTTTTGGGCTCTTTGACGCACTGTGCCCTGCACCAGGGCTCCACCTCCTGCATGCCCATCCCTCTAGACGCCGGCTCCCACATCGCAGATCATCTCATTGTCATCCTTATTGGTTTCCCAGAGCAGTCTAAG ACGTCGGTGCTGCACATGTGCTCCCTGTTCCACGCCTTCATGTTTGCCCAGCTGTGGACCATCTACTGCGAGCAGGGGGCCGCGGCTCCCTCCCtgcagaaccagaaccagacaGAGTTTTCCTCCAGCGCCATCCTCACCGGTCTAGAGTTCTGGAGTCGGGTTACACCCAGTATCCTGCAGCTCATGGCCCACAATAAAGTT ATGGTGGAGATGGTGTGTCTTCATGTCATCAGTCTGATGGAAGCCCTGCAGGAGTGTAACTCAACCATATTCGTCAAG TTGATTCCTATGTGGCTACCCATGATTCAATCAAACCTCAAG CATTTATCTGCAGGGCTTCAGTTGCGTCTCCAGGCCATCCAGAACAGGGTGAACCACCAGTGTCTGCTGAGCCAGACGGCCGGAGCCCCTCCATTCGCCCTGCGCAAGTGGCTCCAGTGCACCCAGTTCAAGATGGCTCAGGTGGAGATCCAGTCGTCAGAGGCTGCCTCACAGTTCTATCCCATGTGA